A single region of the Demequina sp. genome encodes:
- a CDS encoding chorismate-binding protein has protein sequence MIPRSAARPGAWVVSASPERYLGVEGSTVLSSPIKGTAAPGEAMLPKDEAENVMITDLIRNDLSQVAVPGSMTVPEFLELHEHPGLVHLESTVQATLAPAFDWTADMWPALFDGTFPPGSVSGAPKAAALRIIGREETVPRGPYCGAIGWIDADARRAELAVGIRTFWWDDASGGTLRFGTGAGITWGSDPHAEWRETELKARRLITLASADTIGP, from the coding sequence GTGATCCCGCGCTCCGCGGCTAGGCCCGGGGCCTGGGTGGTCTCCGCGAGCCCCGAACGCTACCTCGGCGTCGAGGGGTCAACGGTGCTGTCCAGCCCCATCAAGGGAACGGCAGCCCCGGGGGAGGCGATGCTGCCCAAGGACGAGGCGGAGAACGTGATGATCACGGACCTCATCCGCAACGACCTGTCCCAAGTGGCCGTCCCAGGCAGCATGACGGTCCCCGAGTTCCTCGAGCTACACGAGCACCCGGGGCTCGTTCACCTCGAATCGACCGTGCAAGCGACGCTCGCGCCGGCGTTCGACTGGACCGCGGACATGTGGCCGGCGCTGTTCGACGGGACGTTTCCGCCGGGGTCTGTCTCGGGTGCTCCGAAGGCCGCGGCGCTGCGGATCATTGGGCGGGAAGAGACGGTCCCTCGCGGCCCGTATTGCGGCGCGATCGGCTGGATCGATGCCGACGCCCGACGGGCGGAACTCGCCGTGGGGATTCGCACTTTTTGGTGGGACGACGCCTCCGGAGGCACCCTTCGCTTCGGCACCGGGGCGGGAATCACCTGGGGATCCGACCCACATGCGGAGTGGCGAGAGACCGAACTCAAGGCGCGCCGGTTGATAACGCTCGCATCCGCCGACACAATTGGCCCATGA
- a CDS encoding NUDIX domain-containing protein gives MAGSRIERHGARVLLLDGEGRLLLVRGHDPHDAERSFWFTPGGGLEEAESFLEAAVRELAEETGYVLEPHELVGPVWRRTAVFDFASRPYTQHEEIFVGLLADAERRARAEASLTEDEHEALDEFAWLTQAQVANEAREVFPEVLRESWDWFVAWDGVTRELGVNPE, from the coding sequence GTGGCCGGCTCCCGTATCGAGCGGCACGGGGCGCGGGTGCTGCTCTTGGACGGCGAGGGGCGGCTGCTGCTCGTGCGCGGTCACGATCCTCATGACGCGGAGCGCTCGTTCTGGTTCACGCCCGGCGGCGGGCTTGAGGAGGCTGAGAGTTTCCTCGAGGCAGCGGTGCGCGAGCTTGCGGAGGAGACAGGCTACGTGCTCGAGCCGCACGAGCTCGTCGGCCCCGTGTGGCGTCGCACGGCCGTCTTCGACTTCGCGAGCAGGCCGTATACCCAGCACGAGGAGATCTTCGTTGGCCTGCTCGCTGATGCCGAGCGTCGGGCGCGTGCGGAGGCGAGCCTCACGGAAGACGAGCACGAGGCGCTCGACGAGTTTGCGTGGCTGACCCAGGCCCAAGTGGCAAACGAGGCGCGCGAGGTGTTCCCCGAAGTGTTGCGAGAATCGTGGGACTGGTTCGTCGCATGGGACGGCGTGACGAGGGAGTTGGGAGTGAATCCGGAATGA
- a CDS encoding aminotransferase class IV, with translation MSDVVWVNGTLRAADDHAISPLDHGFTVGDGVFETMEAVNGVAFALTRHLMRLEYSASRMGLTGVDTAHVRKGVEAVLAEGGDAMTRLRVTVSSGSGPHSSIRGDSAPTVVVVGSDSPPIRECKAVRAPWKRNERSPIAGVKSTSYAENVVMVQFARSKGADEALIANTHGHLCEGTGSNVFIERAGEIVTPPLASGCLPGITRGLALEWGAQAGLPVRVAAPGELEMAVLDEVIDGISFAAVTSSTRHVQPLTALDGKTLGKGPLLTRLAVEFNHRAAKDADPAPPRDS, from the coding sequence ATGAGCGACGTCGTCTGGGTGAACGGCACCCTCCGCGCCGCGGATGACCACGCGATCTCGCCCCTCGACCACGGGTTCACCGTTGGCGACGGGGTGTTCGAGACGATGGAGGCCGTCAACGGCGTCGCCTTCGCTCTCACGCGGCATCTGATGCGTCTCGAATACTCGGCGTCCCGCATGGGTCTCACCGGCGTCGACACCGCACACGTCCGCAAGGGCGTGGAAGCTGTGCTCGCCGAGGGAGGCGACGCGATGACGCGGCTGCGGGTCACGGTGTCCTCGGGCTCCGGACCGCACAGCTCGATCCGCGGCGACTCCGCCCCCACGGTCGTGGTGGTCGGGAGCGACTCGCCGCCGATTCGCGAGTGCAAGGCTGTGCGGGCACCGTGGAAGCGCAACGAGCGCTCGCCCATCGCGGGCGTCAAGTCCACGTCCTACGCGGAGAACGTGGTGATGGTGCAGTTCGCGCGTTCCAAGGGCGCCGACGAGGCCCTCATCGCCAACACGCACGGTCACCTGTGCGAGGGAACCGGTTCGAACGTGTTCATCGAGCGAGCGGGAGAGATCGTCACGCCTCCGCTCGCTTCCGGCTGCCTGCCCGGCATCACGCGCGGGCTCGCACTCGAGTGGGGCGCCCAGGCCGGGCTGCCGGTGAGGGTCGCCGCTCCAGGGGAGCTCGAGATGGCCGTGCTCGATGAGGTCATCGATGGCATCTCATTCGCGGCCGTCACCTCGTCCACCCGGCACGTGCAGCCGCTCACGGCCCTCGACGGCAAGACTCTCGGCAAGGGACCGCTCCTGACCAGGCTCGCGGTGGAGTTCAACCACCGGGCCGCGAAGGACGCAGACCCGGCGCCACCGCGAGACTCCTGA
- the pdxS gene encoding pyridoxal 5'-phosphate synthase lyase subunit PdxS, with protein sequence MSSDVTPQPAQVGTDLVKRGMAEMLKGGVIMDVVTPEQARIAEDAGAVAVMALERVPADIRAQGGVARMSDPDLVQGIIDTVSIPVMAKARIGHFVEAQVLQSLGVDYVDESEVLTPADYTNHIDKWQFTVPFVCGATNLGEALRRISEGAAMIRSKGEAGTGDVSNATTHMRQIRAQIAALTALPKDELYVAAKELQAPLQLVQEIAETGKLPVVLFTAGGIATPADAAMMMQLGAEGVFVGSGIFKSGNPAQRAAAIVKATTFFDDPAVIADVSRGLGEAMVGINVDDVPEPHRLAERGW encoded by the coding sequence ATGAGCAGCGACGTCACCCCTCAGCCCGCGCAGGTCGGCACTGATCTGGTCAAGCGGGGCATGGCCGAGATGCTCAAGGGTGGCGTCATCATGGACGTCGTCACGCCCGAGCAGGCCCGCATCGCCGAGGACGCGGGCGCGGTTGCCGTCATGGCGCTCGAGCGCGTCCCCGCGGACATTCGCGCGCAGGGCGGAGTGGCCCGCATGAGCGACCCCGACCTGGTCCAGGGCATCATCGACACGGTCTCGATCCCCGTCATGGCGAAGGCGCGCATCGGCCACTTCGTCGAGGCGCAGGTGCTGCAGAGCCTCGGCGTTGACTACGTGGACGAGTCCGAGGTGCTCACGCCCGCCGACTACACCAACCACATCGACAAGTGGCAGTTCACGGTGCCGTTCGTGTGCGGCGCGACGAACCTTGGCGAGGCGCTGCGCCGCATCTCCGAGGGCGCGGCCATGATCCGTTCCAAGGGCGAGGCCGGCACCGGTGACGTCTCGAACGCGACCACGCACATGCGTCAGATCCGCGCGCAGATTGCGGCCCTCACCGCGCTGCCGAAGGACGAACTGTACGTTGCCGCGAAGGAGCTGCAGGCTCCGCTTCAGCTGGTGCAGGAGATCGCGGAGACCGGCAAGCTTCCCGTTGTGCTCTTCACGGCCGGCGGCATTGCCACGCCAGCGGACGCGGCGATGATGATGCAGCTTGGCGCCGAGGGCGTGTTCGTCGGCTCAGGAATCTTCAAGTCGGGGAACCCCGCGCAGCGCGCCGCCGCGATCGTCAAGGCGACCACGTTCTTTGACGACCCCGCCGTGATCGCGGACGTCTCGCGCGGCCTTGGCGAGGCCATGGTGGGCATCAACGTCGACGACGTTCCGGAGCCTCACCGCCTCGCCGAACGCGGCTGGTAG
- a CDS encoding antitoxin — protein MDMDDIIKQAEGAMKNVSDDQIEDVAEKVKDKTPDQVDGLVDKAADFLEGFNDK, from the coding sequence ATGGACATGGACGACATCATCAAGCAGGCAGAAGGCGCCATGAAGAACGTCTCGGATGATCAGATCGAGGACGTCGCCGAGAAGGTCAAGGACAAGACGCCGGACCAGGTGGACGGCCTCGTCGACAAGGCGGCTGACTTCCTCGAGGGGTTCAACGACAAGTAG
- a CDS encoding HIT domain-containing protein, translating into MGGNPDGFERLWTPHRMAYVRNASDRPPMEGEHECPLCKKPGDDDREHLVVHRGESCYVVLNLYPYNPGHLMVCPYRHIGWYTEATDTERDEMGELTQKAMRVLQSVSGTKGFNIGMNQGVTGGAGISEHLHQHVVPRWIGDSNFLPIIAKTKALPELLDDTWQRVSGAWKVS; encoded by the coding sequence ATGGGGGGCAATCCAGACGGCTTCGAGCGTCTGTGGACGCCGCATCGGATGGCATACGTGCGCAACGCCTCGGATCGTCCGCCCATGGAGGGCGAACACGAGTGCCCGCTGTGCAAAAAGCCAGGCGATGACGACCGCGAGCACCTCGTGGTGCACCGCGGGGAGTCCTGCTACGTGGTGCTCAACCTGTACCCGTACAACCCGGGGCACCTCATGGTGTGCCCGTACCGCCACATCGGCTGGTACACGGAGGCCACGGACACGGAACGCGATGAGATGGGCGAGCTGACCCAGAAGGCGATGCGCGTGCTCCAGTCCGTGAGCGGGACAAAGGGCTTCAACATCGGCATGAATCAGGGCGTCACCGGGGGTGCCGGGATCTCCGAGCACCTCCACCAGCACGTGGTTCCGCGCTGGATCGGCGACTCGAACTTCCTGCCCATCATCGCGAAGACCAAGGCGCTCCCTGAGCTCCTCGACGATACGTGGCAGCGCGTGAGCGGCGCCTGGAAAGTGAGCTGA
- the treY gene encoding malto-oligosyltrehalose synthase has translation MADERAFRLGHSPLAPVPSATYRLQLGADFTLSDAAENLGYYASLGVSHLYLSPLLAAAPGSSHYYDVVDHSRIDPSIGGEEALRDLSWRAGERGLSLIADLVPNHMAVPTPAFHNRALWSVLAEGEASPFKHWFDVDWARGAPVLMPVLGKRIGTVLAAEELSLDRMVVPGFEAAGEVPILRYFDHVFPIREGTENLPMARLVEEQHYRLAYWRVANEELNYRRFFDVGSLVAVRVEDPDVFDATHRLIVSLVKDGTLQGLRVDHPDGLVDPAGYLERLAEATDGAWVVVEKILEGEERLPTSWKTAGTTGYDAAWRIGAALRDPSGASGLAATMFRVAGDAMGALPAVIDEAKREIVEQSLAAEMRRLALIAHGICTSDVRLRDHTWSALYDCLTTLIVAFDRYRAYVVPGTPPKPMSLDALSSAADRARERLDPERHETLEVVVDLLRGAEVGSAGRRLDADRAELITRFQQACGAVMAKGVEDTAYYRWTHLLALCEVGSPAAHFNLPPASLHAWAAERQSTYPHAMTCLTTHDTKRSEDVRARLGVLSDFASDWDELLGRLQSLTAPMRPAELDGRTENLWWQTLVGTSDADSLMAWDRLERYLVKATREAKTFTTWTAVDEHYENQVLWFAQATHADATVREHILAWHAARAEAERASILSQKLLSLTLPGVPDVYQGTEIVAPTLVDPDNRRPVDYEDLTARLKRLGRSRPRDLDDEKLLVTSRTLAVRGAHREAFIGTSAGYHPLAGSSGHAIVFARSAHDEDRVITIATRVHGELERLGGWHEHTVQLPAGEWTDAFTGARVEGGTAPIGSVLRSLPVALLVRA, from the coding sequence ATGGCAGACGAGCGTGCGTTCAGACTGGGGCACAGCCCGCTCGCACCCGTCCCTTCCGCCACGTATCGCCTGCAGTTGGGCGCGGATTTCACACTGTCCGACGCTGCCGAGAACCTGGGCTACTACGCCTCCTTGGGCGTCTCTCACCTGTATTTGAGCCCACTTCTCGCGGCCGCTCCGGGATCGAGCCACTACTACGACGTCGTGGACCACTCGCGCATCGACCCATCCATCGGCGGCGAGGAGGCGCTGCGGGACCTCTCGTGGCGCGCGGGCGAACGCGGCCTGAGCCTCATCGCGGACCTCGTCCCCAACCACATGGCGGTGCCGACGCCCGCGTTCCACAACCGCGCGCTGTGGTCCGTCCTCGCCGAAGGCGAGGCCTCGCCCTTCAAGCACTGGTTCGACGTGGACTGGGCGCGCGGGGCGCCCGTGCTGATGCCCGTGCTCGGCAAAAGAATCGGCACCGTGCTTGCGGCCGAGGAACTCAGCCTGGACCGCATGGTGGTTCCCGGCTTCGAGGCCGCGGGCGAGGTGCCCATCCTGCGCTACTTCGACCACGTCTTCCCCATCCGCGAGGGCACGGAGAATCTGCCCATGGCGCGTTTGGTCGAGGAGCAGCACTATCGGCTTGCGTACTGGCGAGTGGCCAACGAGGAGCTCAACTATCGGCGCTTCTTCGACGTCGGGTCTCTGGTGGCGGTGCGGGTCGAGGACCCGGACGTGTTCGACGCGACCCACCGGCTCATCGTGTCGCTCGTCAAGGACGGCACGCTGCAGGGACTGAGGGTCGATCACCCCGATGGGCTCGTCGACCCCGCGGGCTACCTCGAACGCCTGGCCGAGGCGACGGACGGCGCGTGGGTCGTCGTCGAGAAGATCCTCGAAGGCGAGGAGCGCCTGCCCACGTCATGGAAGACCGCGGGAACCACCGGCTACGACGCCGCGTGGCGCATAGGTGCCGCACTCCGTGACCCGAGCGGAGCGTCGGGCCTTGCGGCGACGATGTTCCGGGTGGCCGGCGACGCGATGGGCGCTCTGCCCGCGGTCATCGACGAGGCCAAGCGCGAGATCGTCGAGCAGTCGCTCGCGGCGGAGATGCGGCGGCTCGCGCTGATCGCGCACGGGATCTGCACCTCCGACGTGCGCTTGCGCGACCACACGTGGAGCGCCCTCTACGACTGCCTCACCACGCTCATCGTCGCGTTCGACCGCTACCGCGCATACGTTGTGCCTGGCACTCCGCCGAAGCCGATGTCCCTCGACGCGCTCTCCAGCGCGGCCGACCGTGCTCGCGAACGGCTCGACCCCGAGCGGCACGAGACGCTCGAGGTTGTCGTCGACCTGCTGCGTGGCGCCGAGGTCGGCTCCGCAGGGCGCAGGCTGGATGCGGACAGGGCGGAGCTCATCACGCGCTTTCAGCAGGCCTGTGGCGCCGTGATGGCAAAAGGGGTCGAGGACACCGCGTACTACCGCTGGACGCATCTGCTCGCGCTGTGCGAGGTGGGCTCCCCCGCCGCGCATTTCAACCTCCCTCCCGCCTCGCTGCACGCGTGGGCCGCCGAGCGGCAGAGCACCTATCCGCACGCGATGACGTGCCTGACGACCCACGACACCAAACGCTCCGAGGACGTGCGCGCCCGGCTCGGCGTGCTCAGCGACTTCGCGAGCGACTGGGACGAGCTCCTGGGCAGGCTACAGTCCCTCACGGCGCCGATGCGGCCAGCCGAGCTCGACGGCCGCACGGAGAACCTCTGGTGGCAGACGCTCGTGGGCACCTCCGACGCGGACTCGCTCATGGCGTGGGACCGGCTCGAGCGCTACCTCGTGAAGGCGACGCGCGAGGCGAAGACGTTCACCACGTGGACCGCGGTGGACGAGCACTACGAGAACCAGGTGCTGTGGTTTGCGCAGGCGACCCATGCGGACGCGACCGTGCGGGAGCACATTCTCGCCTGGCATGCGGCGCGCGCGGAGGCGGAACGGGCGTCGATCCTCTCCCAGAAGCTGCTGTCGCTAACCCTGCCCGGCGTCCCCGACGTCTACCAGGGCACCGAGATCGTCGCGCCGACGCTCGTGGACCCCGACAACCGGCGCCCGGTGGACTATGAGGACCTCACGGCGCGCCTGAAGCGGCTGGGACGCTCGCGGCCGCGCGATCTCGACGACGAGAAGCTGCTGGTCACGTCCCGCACCCTCGCGGTTCGCGGCGCGCATCGCGAGGCCTTCATCGGCACGAGTGCCGGCTACCACCCGTTGGCCGGGTCCTCGGGACACGCGATCGTCTTCGCCCGCTCCGCACACGACGAGGATCGCGTCATCACCATCGCGACGCGAGTCCACGGCGAGCTCGAGCGGCTCGGCGGGTGGCACGAGCACACCGTCCAGCTTCCAGCCGGCGAGTGGACCGACGCCTTCACGGGCGCGCGAGTGGAGGGCGGGACGGCTCCCATCGGCTCCGTCCTGCGCAGCCTTCCCGTTGCCCTGCTGGTGCGCGCGTGA
- a CDS encoding endonuclease/exonuclease/phosphatase family protein, producing MRRLMWWLALLTLLPVALTVVARAFRFEAGPLVFAVAMMPWVTLACLVPFVLALLARSLPIALATALISALCAWWLLPLYISEPASDTTLTVATVNAEFGQVDAAAVVDMVKSSKIDILAVQELTPQAVAALKSAGLGDELGASYVRPAAGFEGIGVWSRYPMDANALDGLLANSIQATIVTPEGDIKLFAVHPAAPSTGNHAAWTKDFNRLNFVLSKAIGPTMVLGDFNATRDNAPFRSIEGLGYADAPDQAGAGFIPTFPNGRAPWPLVAIDHAMVRDSKLTANNVKSVTLPGTDHRALVVEYGNSL from the coding sequence ATGCGCAGACTGATGTGGTGGCTGGCGTTGCTGACGTTGTTGCCTGTCGCCCTGACCGTTGTGGCGCGCGCGTTCCGCTTCGAGGCGGGCCCGCTGGTCTTCGCCGTCGCGATGATGCCGTGGGTCACGTTGGCGTGCCTGGTCCCGTTCGTGCTCGCGCTCTTGGCGCGGTCGCTCCCTATCGCGCTCGCCACTGCGTTGATCAGCGCGCTGTGCGCATGGTGGTTGCTTCCGCTGTACATCTCGGAGCCTGCGAGCGACACGACGCTCACCGTCGCCACCGTCAACGCTGAGTTTGGCCAGGTGGATGCGGCCGCGGTCGTTGACATGGTCAAGTCGTCCAAGATCGACATCCTCGCGGTGCAGGAGCTCACGCCACAGGCGGTCGCGGCGCTCAAGAGCGCGGGTCTCGGCGACGAGCTTGGTGCGTCGTACGTGCGGCCCGCCGCGGGCTTTGAGGGGATCGGCGTGTGGTCTCGCTACCCCATGGACGCGAACGCTCTCGATGGCCTTCTCGCCAACTCCATCCAGGCCACGATCGTCACGCCTGAGGGCGACATCAAACTCTTCGCCGTGCACCCTGCTGCGCCCAGCACCGGCAACCACGCGGCCTGGACCAAGGACTTCAATCGCCTGAACTTCGTGCTCTCGAAGGCGATTGGGCCAACCATGGTGCTCGGCGACTTCAACGCCACCCGCGACAACGCGCCGTTCCGCTCGATCGAGGGACTCGGCTACGCCGACGCGCCGGACCAGGCGGGGGCCGGTTTCATTCCCACGTTCCCGAATGGGCGCGCACCGTGGCCCCTGGTGGCCATCGACCACGCGATGGTGCGCGACTCGAAGCTCACCGCAAACAATGTGAAGTCCGTGACGCTGCCAGGCACCGACCACCGGGCGCTCGTGGTGGAGTACGGGAACTCGCTCTAG
- the thrS gene encoding threonine--tRNA ligase, producing MPAIALTVDGVERSVEQGTTAADLFAERPDVVVARVDGSLWDLARVLPAGASVEAVTISEPDGLMVLRHSTAHVLAQAVQQINPDAKLGVGPPIENGFYYDFDVATPLTPEDLKEIEKAMQRIQREGQAFVRREVTREEALAELAHEPFKCELLSHSTEGAEGASVEIGDGDITIYDNVRRGGEVAWKDLCRGPHVPSTKVLGIGWSLQRSAAAYWKGSEKNPQLQRVYGTAWPSKEELTAYKERLAEAERRDHRKLGAEMDLFSFPDEIGSGLPVFHPKGAMIRMEMEEYSRRRHVEAGYSFVNTPHITKSNLFVTSRHLEWYADGMYPPMRLDEERDEAGNVTKQGQDYYLKPMNCPMHNLVFNARGRSYRELPLRLFEFGSVYRYEKSGVVHGLTRARGFTQDDAHIYCTREQMKDELTSLLTFVLDLLKDYGLSDFYLELSTRDPEKSVGDDATWEEATRTLEEVATASGLDLVPDPGGAAFYGPKISVQAKDAIGRTWQLSTIQLDFFEPELFELEYMASDGTRQRPVMIHRALFGSIERFFGVLLEHYAGAFPVWLAPVQAKLIPVAEPFNDYLEDVAQQLRTAGVRVEVDVTDERFPKKIRNASKEKVPFVLIAGGEDADAGAVSFRFRDGSQDNAIPVPDAVKRIVEAIRTKAQV from the coding sequence GTGCCTGCAATAGCCCTGACCGTCGACGGAGTCGAGCGATCGGTCGAGCAGGGCACGACGGCGGCCGACCTTTTCGCGGAGCGGCCCGACGTTGTGGTTGCGCGGGTGGACGGCTCCCTGTGGGACTTGGCGCGCGTTCTGCCAGCGGGGGCGTCCGTTGAGGCCGTGACCATCAGTGAGCCCGATGGGCTCATGGTGCTGCGCCACTCGACCGCGCACGTCTTGGCCCAAGCGGTGCAGCAGATCAACCCTGATGCGAAGCTCGGCGTTGGCCCGCCCATTGAGAACGGGTTCTACTACGACTTCGATGTCGCCACCCCGCTTACGCCCGAGGATCTCAAGGAGATCGAGAAGGCGATGCAGCGGATTCAGCGGGAAGGCCAGGCGTTTGTGCGCCGCGAGGTCACCCGCGAGGAGGCTCTCGCCGAGCTCGCGCACGAGCCGTTCAAGTGTGAGCTGCTGTCGCACTCGACGGAGGGCGCCGAAGGAGCGTCGGTAGAGATCGGCGATGGAGACATCACCATCTACGACAACGTCCGCCGCGGGGGAGAGGTGGCCTGGAAGGACCTCTGCCGCGGCCCGCACGTGCCGTCCACCAAGGTGCTCGGCATCGGCTGGTCGTTGCAGCGCTCCGCGGCCGCGTACTGGAAGGGCTCCGAGAAGAACCCCCAGCTTCAGCGCGTCTACGGCACGGCATGGCCCTCGAAGGAGGAGCTCACCGCGTACAAGGAGCGCCTCGCGGAGGCCGAGCGGCGCGACCACCGCAAGCTCGGCGCGGAGATGGACCTGTTCTCGTTCCCCGACGAGATCGGCTCCGGCCTTCCCGTGTTCCACCCCAAGGGCGCGATGATCCGCATGGAGATGGAGGAGTACTCGCGCCGGCGTCACGTCGAGGCCGGGTACTCGTTCGTCAACACCCCGCACATCACCAAGTCCAACCTCTTCGTGACCTCGCGCCACCTCGAGTGGTACGCGGACGGCATGTACCCGCCGATGCGGCTCGACGAGGAGCGCGACGAGGCGGGCAACGTCACCAAGCAGGGCCAGGACTACTACCTCAAGCCCATGAACTGCCCCATGCACAACCTCGTGTTCAACGCCCGGGGTCGCTCATACCGCGAGCTGCCGCTGCGGCTGTTCGAGTTCGGCTCGGTCTACCGCTACGAGAAGTCCGGCGTGGTTCACGGCCTCACCCGCGCTCGCGGCTTCACTCAGGACGACGCGCACATCTACTGCACTCGAGAGCAGATGAAGGACGAGCTCACCTCGCTGCTGACGTTCGTGCTCGACCTGCTCAAGGACTACGGCCTGAGCGACTTCTACCTCGAGTTGTCCACCCGCGACCCAGAGAAGTCCGTGGGGGACGACGCAACCTGGGAGGAAGCCACGCGCACCCTCGAAGAGGTGGCAACAGCGTCGGGCCTTGACCTGGTTCCCGACCCCGGCGGCGCGGCCTTCTACGGCCCCAAGATCTCCGTCCAGGCCAAGGACGCGATCGGGCGCACGTGGCAGCTGTCCACCATCCAACTGGACTTCTTCGAGCCCGAGCTGTTCGAGCTCGAGTACATGGCGTCTGACGGCACCCGGCAGCGCCCGGTCATGATCCACCGCGCGCTGTTCGGGTCGATCGAGCGATTCTTCGGTGTGCTGCTTGAGCACTACGCGGGGGCGTTCCCCGTGTGGCTCGCACCGGTGCAGGCGAAGCTCATCCCGGTCGCCGAGCCGTTCAACGACTACCTCGAGGACGTTGCGCAGCAGCTGCGTACCGCCGGGGTGCGCGTGGAGGTCGACGTCACGGACGAGCGCTTCCCCAAGAAGATCCGCAATGCGTCAAAGGAGAAAGTGCCGTTCGTGCTGATCGCGGGCGGCGAGGACGCCGACGCCGGCGCGGTGTCGTTCCGCTTCCGCGACGGCTCCCAGGACAACGCGATCCCCGTTCCGGACGCCGTGAAGCGCATCGTCGAGGCGATTCGCACCAAGGCGCAGGTCTAG
- a CDS encoding glycosyltransferase family 4 protein — translation MRIGIVCPYSLDRPGGVQLHVLDLAEALIARGHHVSVLAPAGEDTDVPPYVFSAGRSVPIRYNGATARVTFGMWSAARVRLWLGEGEFDVVHLHEPGAASLSLIAMWARVGPTVATFHSSHEESRIMRLAKPWIKPGYEELDARIAVSPSAANTIREHLRVEATHIIPNGVDTTAFVNAVPLSRWRGTAEAPTIGILGRMDEPRKGLDDFLAMIPLVRTEFPHARFLVAGRFSDRVAARAARAGAEVVGELDEQQKASFMSSMDVYCAPNLGGESFGIVLVEAMASGAAVVASDLTAFKDVATAKGGGYAAALHRVGDAEDLARAVTELLADPEARTALAIKGRKVAAAFDWSNVAPRVEATYRDAIRMDAEFHPHPPKEES, via the coding sequence ATGAGGATCGGCATCGTCTGCCCGTACTCCCTTGACCGCCCAGGCGGGGTGCAGCTTCACGTCCTCGACCTCGCGGAGGCGCTCATCGCCCGCGGTCACCACGTATCGGTGCTCGCTCCCGCGGGCGAGGACACGGACGTCCCTCCCTATGTGTTCTCCGCGGGGCGCTCGGTCCCGATCCGCTACAACGGCGCCACCGCGCGCGTGACGTTCGGCATGTGGTCCGCGGCGCGCGTGCGGCTGTGGCTCGGAGAGGGCGAATTCGACGTCGTCCACCTCCACGAGCCCGGCGCCGCGTCGCTCAGCCTGATTGCGATGTGGGCGCGCGTTGGGCCAACGGTCGCGACCTTCCACTCCTCGCACGAGGAGTCGCGCATCATGCGCCTCGCGAAGCCCTGGATCAAGCCCGGCTACGAGGAGCTCGACGCGCGCATCGCGGTGTCGCCGTCGGCGGCCAACACCATCCGCGAGCACCTGCGCGTAGAGGCCACCCACATCATCCCCAACGGCGTGGACACCACCGCATTCGTCAACGCGGTGCCGCTCTCGCGCTGGCGCGGGACGGCGGAGGCGCCGACCATCGGCATCCTCGGCAGGATGGATGAGCCGCGCAAGGGACTCGACGACTTCCTCGCGATGATCCCCCTGGTAAGGACCGAGTTCCCGCACGCCCGATTCCTCGTGGCCGGACGCTTCAGCGACCGCGTGGCCGCTCGCGCGGCCAGGGCGGGGGCTGAGGTCGTCGGCGAGCTCGACGAGCAGCAGAAGGCGAGCTTCATGAGCTCGATGGACGTGTACTGCGCCCCCAACCTCGGGGGAGAGTCGTTCGGCATCGTGCTCGTGGAGGCCATGGCCTCCGGCGCGGCCGTCGTCGCGAGCGACCTGACGGCGTTCAAGGACGTGGCCACCGCGAAAGGCGGGGGATACGCGGCGGCCCTGCACCGCGTCGGCGATGCTGAGGACCTTGCGCGCGCGGTCACCGAGCTGCTCGCGGATCCGGAGGCTCGCACCGCCCTCGCGATCAAGGGGCGCAAGGTCGCCGCCGCCTTCGACTGGTCCAACGTCGCGCCCCGTGTCGAGGCCACCTATCGCGACGCGATTAGGATGGATGCCGAGTTCCATCCCCACCCACCCAAGGAAGAGTCATGA